CGGTTCATCGACAAGCACATCACCATGTCGCACGGGGCCGGCGGCAAGGCGTCGAGGCAGCTGGTGGAGGGCCTGATCGTCCCGCTGCTGGACAACCCGACGCTGGCCCCGCTGGGCGACGCGGCAGCGATCACGGCCCGGGCCGGTGCCGGCAACGGTGCGGGCGTCCAGCTGGCGTTCACGACCGACTCGTTCGTCGTGCAGCCCATCCGCTTCCCCGGTGGCTCGATCGGCGAGCTCGCGGTCAACGGCACCGTCAACGACCTGGCGGTCTCGGGCGCCCAACCGCTGTGGCTGTCGGCCGCGCTCATCCTCGAGGAGGGCCTGGGCGCCGACGTGCTGACCGCCGAGGTCGAGGCGATGGCCACGGCAGCGCAGACCGCTGACGTGACGGTCGTGACCGGCGACACCAAGGTCGTCCAGCGCGGGAAGGCCGACAAGCTCTACATCACCACGGCGGGACTGGGGGCCAGGGCAACGGGGGCGGCCCTGGCCCCCGAACTGGTCCGGCCCGGCGACAAGGTGCTGGTGTCGGGGACCATCGGCGACCACGGTATCGCGATCATGCTGGCGCGCGGGGAGCTCGACATCGACGCCGACGTCCGCAGCGACACGCAGTCGCTGTGGCCGCTGGTGTCGGCCTCGCTGGACGCCTGCGAGGAGGCGGTCCACTGCATGCGCGACGCGACCCGCGGCGGCGTCGCGACCGTGCTCAACGAGATCGCGCTGGCCACGCGGCTAGGGATCGTCATCGACGAGCAGCGGCTGCCGCTACGCCCCGAGGTCGTCGGCGCCGGCGAGATCCTGGGCATCGACCCGCTCTACGTCGCCAACGAGGGCAAGCTGATCGCGTTCGTGGCGCCCGAGCAGGCCGGCGCGGCGCTCGCAGCGATGCGGTCGCAGCCCGCGGGTGCGGACGCGGCGATCATCGGCGAGGTCCGCGACGAACCTGAGGGCCGTGTGCTGGGTCGCACGACGTTCGGCGGGCACCGGATGATCGACATGCTCGTCGGCGACCCACTGCCCCGCATCTGCTGACCGGCGGTTCCCCGCGGCGCACCACGCTCGCGACGCACCTCCGACGCTCGGGAGTCCAGCGGTCACACGTCGCGTATCCGCCACCGCGACCGACAAACGTCGGCGCACGACCGTCCACGCGCCGTGATGTCAGGGCTCGATGCGGTCCGCGTACTCCTCGGACTTCACGGCGGCCGGATCACAAAGGAACGGCTCCTCCTGCGCGCCACCGGTGTGGTACCGGTAGAGCTGGTCGTCGACCCGCAGGTGCACGCGGGTGCCCTGATGGGGGTCACCGAGCCCTCGGCCGCCGTGTACCGGGCAACCCAGGGCATCGTCGGGCCACGTCACGCGCTGCGCGAGCACGACCTCGATCCGACCGGGCGGCACGCCGGCGCGCTCGGACAGGTCCCGGACAGCCTCGTCCACGACCGGACGCAGGCTGCGCTCCACCGGACGGTCGTCATCATCCGCGTTCGCGAGATCGTCGGGTGTCGCGGCATCGTCGGACCGTGGAGCTGCGTCCTGCTCGGTAGGTGCTGTCGCCGCGACCGCCACGTCCTCGGACGTGACGTCCTGCGCACTGCCCCCGACCTCCTGCGCCGCTCCGCAGGCGGTGGCCAGCAGCAGGCAGGCCGCAACGACCATCGTTCGCACCATCGTCTGCGCTCGCCTGTGCGCCATGTGCCCTCCGTCGACGCCGCCGTCCGTCGATTGGACGTCCCGGTGGAACGCTCGGTTCCCGCGACATCGCTGTCGCCGTCGAGCGTACCCGGCGCTCCGGCGCGCCTGACAGGCCGGGCGTGACCGTGACAGGCGGATGACAGGCGGATGGGAGCGGCCCCCCGCATGGTTGTCCCATGCAGGACATCGCCGCCCCGACCGTCCATCTGACGACCGGATGGGAGCCCGACGTCGCGCCGGGCGACACCGTGCTGCGGCAGTACGTGCTGCACCTTGCCGCCCAGCTCGCCTCAGCGGCCGAGGCCGCGGGTGGCCGGGTAGAGCGCACCGTCGACCTCCTCTGCGCAGACAGCGGCCGACCGACCGGGTTCTTCAACGCGGCGGTGCTGCTGCGACCCCCGCCACCGGACGGCTGGGATGACCTGCTCGACCACGTCGAGGCCTTCTACGCTACGTCGGGCACCGGCACCGTGCTGCTGTGGAGCCCGTGGCCGACGCCGGACCTGAGCCGGCGCAGCTGGCACCTCGAGGGTCACCCCCCGCTGCTGGTTCGCCCATCGAGTGGTCCCGTGCCGGCCGCGGTCGACACCATCGACGTCGTCGAGGTCACCGACCGGCCGACGTTCGACGACTGGACGCGGACCGTGATCGCAGGATTCCCCCTGCGCGAGCTGCAGCACCGGCCCGGCGCACGCCTGGTGGACGAGCGCCTGCTCGACGACCCGCGCTGGCGGTTCTGGGTCGCATACGACCACCGCGCCCCCGCGGCCGCCGGGACCCTGTTCACCGACCTCGGCATCGCCCAGCTCGCCCTGGCCACGACGCGCCTCAGGCCCGTGGCCGCGGTGCCTGGTACGCACTCGTGCGCGAACGCCTGCTCGCCGCACCACACCTGCTCGCTGGCGGCATCTTCAGCGACGACAGCCGCCCCGGCATCGAGCGCCTCGACTTCCTGCCGATCACCCGCTTCACGCTCTGGTACCGCCCTCGTCCGGCCTCGTGACGAGAGGACCGCACCCGATACCCCAGTCCGTCCCCCCAGCACCGCTGAACCACGAGACGAGCAAGGAGCACGTCATGACCACGACCACCACGCCATCGATCACCAGCGACGCCGACACCTTCGCCGAGCACGTGTTCGGCGCGGCCAACCACGCGCTGGAGATCATGGGCGCCTACATCGGCGACCGGCTCGGATGGTATCGGGCGCTGGCCGAGGCCAGCGCCACGCCTGACGAGCTGGCCCAGCGCACCGACACGCACCCCCGCTACACCCGTGAGTGGCTCGAGCAGCAGGCCGTCATCGGCTGGGTCGACGTGACCGACGAAGGCGACACGCGTCGCTTCCACCTGTCGCCTGCAGCCGCGGAGGTCCTGACCGACGAGCAGAGCCTGCTCTACCTCGCGCCGCTCGCGCGGATGCTGGGTGCGTTCGTGCAGGTCCCCGAGCTGCTGGAGGCGTACCGCACCGGCGGCGGCGTGTCGTGGCAGCAGTACGGAGCGGACGCCCGTGAGTCGCAGGCCGACATGAACCGGCCCTGGTTCGAGCACGAGCTGCCGAGGGCGTTCGCCACCACCCCTGCGATCGACGAGGTGCTGCGCCGGCCGGGCGCCACGGTCGCCGACGTCGGCTTCGGCGCCGGCTGGTCGAGCATCGCGATCGCACGTGCCTACCCCCAGGTCACGGTCGAGGGCTTCGACACCGACGCCGCGTCGGTGGAGATGGCACGCCGCAACGCCGTCGACGCCGGGGTCGACGACCGGGTGACCTTCACCCACGCCGACGTGGCGACGCTCGATGGCGAGTACGACGCGGTCTGCTTCTTCGAGTGCCTGCACGACATGCCCCACCCCGTCGAGGCGCTGGCCGCCGCCAACCGCATCGTTCGCCCCGACGGTGTCGTGGTCGTCATGGACGAGGCCGTCGGCGACGACTTCACCGCACCCGGCGACGACGTCGAGCGTCTCATGTACGGGCTGAGCATGCTGGTCTGTCTGCCCGACGGCATGTCCCACCAGCCGTCGGCCGGCACCGGCACGGTGTTCCGTCCGCCGATCCTGCGGGACTACGCACAGACCGCGGGGTTCCGCGACGTCGAGGTGCTGCCGATCGACGACTTCGGGTTCTGGCGCTTCTACCAGCTGCACCGCTGACCCCCCGGGCGGATGCGGGCGGCCGCAACGGTCCGCCCGCGTCCGCGTGCGTCAGCAGTCGCCGTCAGCCGTCGTCGTCGAGCGCAGCGAGGACGTCGAGCAACCACACGATCGCCGCATCGTCATCCATCGCCGCACCGCGGGCGCGGGCGGCCGCGAGCCGCTCCGCACCCAGCCGGCCACCGAGCTCCTCGGCGGCCTCGGCGAGCCGCCTGGCGTCCGCGCCGTACGGCTCCGCCGCGGTCGTCCGGGTCGACAGCACACCGAGCAGCACGGCGGCGTCCTCGTCGGCGCGCAGGCGCAGCAGCATGCCGACGATGCTGCGTGTCGTCACCCACTGCTGGGTCCAGTTACCGGCGCGGTGCCAGCGGTCGACGGTCTCGCGGAACAGCGGCACGGCCCGTGCCGCATCGCCGTGTCGCGCCAGCAGCGATGCCGTCGTGACGAGAGCGACGCCGGTCAGGAAACGGTCGTCGAGCGCGCGGCTGCGCGCCAGGGCGTCCTCCGCCAGCGACAGCGCCCGCTGCGGATCCGTCTCGACCAGCGTCTCGGCCAGGCCGTATGCGGCCCACGCGATGGTCGTCGGCGCGTTGGCCCGCTGGCCCGCCTCGAGCAACCGCTCCGCCTCTGCGACGGCCGCGTCGGTCTCGCCGCGGTAGGCATGCGCCAGCGCCCGGTTGGCGCGGACCCACACGCCGAAGAGGTGCTGCGGGCCGTACGCCGGCATCCGTCCGAGGTCGTCGGCCAACCGCAGCACGTCGTCGAGGCGGCCCTCGTACAGCGCGACGTCCGACAGCGTGTAGCGCGCGACGTAGCCGGCCGGATCGTCTGGACCGTCGGCGTGCGCGAGGCCGCGCTCGGCGAGCTTCAAGGCGCGGGGGAGGTCGCCGCGGAACCGCGCGCTCATCGCGGCGGCGCCGTACGCCCCCGGCAGCCAGGGCGAGTCGATGCCGACCTGCTCCGCCACGTCGATCACCCGCTCCGCCCAGGCGAACGCCTCGCCCAGTGCGCGCTGCTCAACGTAGACCGGCAGCGCCGACACCAGCCGCAGTGCCAGCTCGAGGTCGTGCTCGACGCTCCACGCGTGCGCGGCCCGCAGCTCGTCGATCTCCCGGTCGATGATGACAGCGGACACCGGATCGTCGGCGTCGAACAGTCGGGCGGTGACGTGCTCGGCGAGGTCGACGTGGTAGGCGGCGTGCGCGTGCCGGGCCGCCCGTGTCTCCGCGCGGGCCTCGAGACGTTCCCTGCCGTAGGCACGCAGGGTGTCGAGCAGCCCGTAGCGCGCGACGTCGGCGTCGGTGTGTGCGACGACCATCGAAGCGTCCACCAGGTCGGCGACCACCTCGGCGACGTCATGGACGTCGACGTCGGGAACCGCCGCGCCAGGGCCACCGACGTCGCGGGCCTCGACGTCGGCGTCAGTGCCAAGCGCGACGACGTGCTCGGCGGCGTCGAGCGTGAACGTGCCGGCGAACACCGACAGCCGGTCGAAGACCACGCGCGCCCGCTCGTCGAGCAGGCCGTAGGACCAGTCGACGACGGCCCGCAGGGTCCGGTGCCGCGCCGCGCCGCCGCGACGGCCGCCGCGCAGGACACGGAACCGCCACGACAACCGTGACGCCAGGTCTGCGGGTGTCATCGACCGCATGCGCGTCGCCGCGAGCTCCAGCGCGAGCGGCACGCCGTCGAGCCGCCGGCAGATGTCGGTCACCACTGCGAGGTTGTCCGGCGTCAGGGCGAAGTGCCCCCCGGCGGCGGCGCGGCGGGCGAACAGCTCCACGGCCGGGCTCATCACGGGTGTGGCACTGTCGCCGCCGGCGGGCGGCACCGCCAGCGGTGGCACCTCGACGACCCGTTCCGTCGTGACGCCGAGCCGCTCCCGGCTGGTCACGAGCATCGCGATCCCCGGACACGACCGGACGAGCGCGCCGACCAGCGCGACCACGCCATCGATCACGTGCTCGGCGTTGTCGAGCACCAGCAGCCCGCGACGCGGGCGCAGCACCTCAACGATGCCCTCCACGGTCGTCATCCCCGCCCGGGGCTGGGCGTCGAGAGCCGTCATGACGACCTCGGCCACCGCGTCGTCGGCGTCGATCGACGCCAGCTCGCACCACCAGGGACCGTCGCGGTGGCCAGGGCCGACGAGCATCGTCGAACGCACCGCCACGCTGGTCTTGCCGACGCCGCCCGGGCCGATCAGCGTCACGGGGCCGCCGGCTCCCAGCGCGGCGCAGACCCGCGCGACGAGATCGTCGCGCCCCACGAGGTCCGGCGCGGGAGGCAGCCCCACGGGCTGCACGGGCGGCGTTGGACCCTGCGAGGTCGCGTCTTCGTCCTCGTTCCGCCCGGTCGCGACGGGCAGGTCCGCCGCGACCGACGGTCCACCGAGCTGGGGGTCGCCGCGCAGGATCTGCTGTTCCAGGGAGCGCAGCGCGGCCGAGGGCTCGAGCCCCAGCTCCCTGTCCAGCAGGTCCCGGTAGTCGCGGTAGGCGGCGAGCGCGTCGGCCTGCCGTCCGGCGCGGTACAGCGCCACCATGAGCAGGGCCTGCGGGCGCTCTCGCAGTGGCTGCGCGTCGTTCAGCACCTCGAGCCGCGCGACGGCGTCGTCGGTCCGTCCCAGCGCCAGCGCTGCCTCGATCCGCTCCTCGGTCGCCGTGACCCGCAGCTCACCGAGCCGCGCCGCCTCGGCTCTGGCGAACTCCTCGTCGCGGAACTCCGCGTACGCGTCCCCGCGCCACAGGCCGAGCGCCTCGTCGTACAGGTCGGCGGCCGCCGCGGGGTCACCGGAGGCCGCGCGGGCACGGTCCACGAGGTCGGCGAACCGCGTGGCGTCGAGCATGTCACGGGCCAGCGTCACCGTGTAGCCGGGCGCCCGTGTCTCCACCGTCACCGGCCGGGCGTCGTCGGCACGCAGCCGGCCGCGCAGGCGCGAGACCAGGTTGTGCAGCGCGCCGGTGGCGTTCTTCGGGGGATCGTCGCCCCACACCACGTCGGCGAGCCGGTCGGCCGACACGACCGAGCCGGCGTCGATCACGAGCGCCGCTAGCAGCCGGCGCAGCTTGGGTGACGGCAGCGGCACCGGTCCGCCGTCGTCGGTGACGACCTCGAGCGTCCCGAGCACCCGGACGTGCATCAGCCTGCCGGGTCCACGTCCCGACGACGACGGCCAGTGGTGCCAGCTGCTCGTCCCACGCGCCGGATCGTACGCACGCCACTCCGGAGGTGCACTCGACGGCCGTCACCGCTGCCGTGCAGCGGCACATGGCCGGCATCGGACCGGGCCGTGACCACCCGGCCGTCCGGCGTCGGCGTACGTCGACGGTGGGGTACCAGCGTGGGTGGTGATCGATATACCAGCTGGATGAGCAGCGCACCCAGGCAGACGAGCTCGCCGATCAGCTGCAGGCCCGGGATCACGAGATCACCGAACTGCGTGCCCAGGCCGCGACACTCGAGCAGGCCCGCGCCGCGGCCGACGACGACCGCGCGCGACTGACAACCCAGCTCGACCAGGCCCGCGCCGAAGCCGACGACGACCGGACCCTCGTGGAGGGGGTCGGCCCGAAGATCGCCGGTCTGCTGGCCAACGCCGGGATCGACTCGTGGCGGGCGCTGGCCGAGGCCGACGTCGAGCGCCTGTAGCTGGTGCTCGCCGGGGCGGGCCCGCGTTACCGGATCCACGACCCGTCGAGCTGGCCGACGCAGGGCAGGCTGCTGGTCGAGGGACGCTGGCCGGACTTCAAGGACGTGGTCACCGGATGAGCCGGGGGCCGCTGCTCAGCGCAGCACGACCAACGCGAGGACGGCGACGACGCCGAGGAACAGCCCGGTCGACGCCATCCGGACCAGCGGGCTGGCCTTGACGAACCTGCGCTGCAGGCGCACGCCGCGGTCGATCATCTGGCGCAGCGCCCACTGGGCCCAGCGGAAGCGCACCGCCAACATGGCGAGCCCGATCGGGACCACGATCGTCGCCGGGCCCGGCAGCACCGTCATGGCCAGTCCTGCGACGATCACGACGACCGCGACCACCACCCAGACGGCGCGCAGCGCCGGACCGCCGTCGTGGTAGTGCTGCTGCACCGCACGTACCCGCCGTTGGATGTCCTCTCGCAGCTCTTCCGTCATGTGGATCGACCGTGCTTCCTCGACCGTGCCACGCCGTGCCAGCGGGGACGCGTACCGGATCATCCATCCTGGCACGGCGGGTTGGTGCCCACAGGGGTTGGGCGATGTATCAGATGTAGGTCGTCCTCCTCCTCAATGTAGGTGGTCGTCACCGATCTGCGATCACGGTGATGGCCGTACCGTCGCTCCCGTCACCACACCAGGCATTCGACAACGAGGAACCATCATGATCTCTCCCGCGCAGCTCGCGAAGCTGGTCCAGGCCTACCAGGCCCGCCAGGCCGAGCAGGACTCGCAGACCGCCAACGTCACCGAGCTCGACGTCCGAGCCGGCACGGACGCCGACGTCAGCAGGGCCGCCTGATCCCACAGCACATCCGATGGCACCGGCCTCACGCGCCGGTGCCATCGCCCAGTCCTGGGGGACGGCGTCGGGACCGACCGCAGCGCTAGCATCTGCGGTTCCCGTCGCCAGGAGCGCCCGTGTCGATCGCCACCGTGTCCGAGGAGTACTGGTCGTACCTGCTGTCGATCGCGCCGTCATGGGCGACGCTGCTCGGCATCCACGACCACGACGCGGAGATCGAAGACCTGTCGCGCGAGGCCGAGCGGGCGCAGCGATCGGCGTTCGCCGGCTTCGTCGAGCGGACCGAGCAGCTCGCACCCGACACCCACACCGACCGCGTCACGGTCAGCATGCTGCGCGCCGAGCTCGACTCCCGATTGCGGTCTCTCGGCGGCGTCGACGGCGATGCGCCATCGCACGTGCTGCTGTCGTGCACGCAGATGAACGGGCCGCACCTGCTGCTGCTCCAGGCGACCGCGTCGATGACCTTCCCGACGCCGCAGTGGGCCACCGCGGCGGTCGAGCGGTTCCGCCACACCGACACCTACCTTGCGCAGGCCATCGAGCGGTTCCGTGAGGGGCTCGAACGCGGGCTGACCCCGGTCACCCGCAACCTGCGACATGTCCTCGCCCAGGTCGACGGCTACCTCGCGTCGTCGGTCGACGACGACCCGCTGCTGGCGATGAACGGCCCCTCAGACTGGGAGGGCGAGGACGCCTGGCGCAACGACCTGCGCCGGGTCGCCTCCGACATCGTCCGCCCGGCGATGCGCAGCTACCGCGATGCGATCGAGGCAGACCTGCTGCCGTACGGCCGGGACGACGAGCACGCCGGACTGTGCTGGCTCGACGGCGGTGATCGTCTGTACCGTGACCTCGCTCGCATCTCGACCTCACTCGACATCGAACCCGAGCAGGTCCACACGGTGGGACGGGACTACATCGACGGACCGCTGGCCGACGAGTTCGCCGCCCTCGGCGGCGAGCTGTTCGACACCACCGACGTCGCCGCGATCTTCGAGCGTATGCGCACCGACGACGACCTGCGCTACCAGTCGGGCGAGCAGATGGTCCGCGACGCCGAGGACGCGCTGGCACGGGCACGGTCGGTGATGGACCAGTGGTTCGGCCGCCTGCCCGCGGCGGGATGCGAGGTCCGGCCGGTGCCCGAGTTCCTCGCGGCGAGCGCGCCGCCCGCCTACTACATCCAGCCGGCGCAGGATGGCAGCCGAGGCGGAACCTACTTCCTCAACACACGCAACGCGTCGTCGATGTTCCGCTTCGAGGGCCAGGCGACCGCGTTCCACGAGGCGATCCCCGGCCACCACCTGCAGCTCGCGATCGCCGGCGAGCTGGAGGGCGTGCCGGCGTTCCAGCAGCACTCCCTGCAGACGGCCTACGCCGAGGGATGGGGTCTGTACGCCGAGCGGCTGGCCTACGAGATGGGCCTGTACAGCCAGCGGCGCGACCTGCTGGGCATGCTCGCACTCGACGCGTTCCGCGCGGCCCGCCTGGTCGTGGACACCGGCCTGCACGCCACAGGCTGGTCCCGCGACGACGCCGTCGACTACATGCGGACCCATACACCGCTGCCATTCGACACGATCGACGTCGAGGTCGACCGCTACATCGCAATCCCCGGCCAGGCCCTGTCCTACAAGCTGGGGCAGCTCGAGCTCCGCCGGCTGCGCGCGCACGCCGAGGACGCCCTCGGCGACGCGTTCGACGTCCGCGGGTTCCACGACACCGTCCTCGGGTCGGGCATGGTCACCCTCGGCGTGCTCGACGATCTGGTCGACGGCTGGATCACATGGCGTCGCGCGATGAGCAACGCGTAGCCAGGGCCCCGACATCGACGACGTCGGGACGGTTCCAGGGGCTGTCTCCCGGACCGGTTGTGCGCTTGGTCGTCTCGCTGACGCTCGACTCCCAACGGCCCAGGGACCGTACGGCACGGTGACCAGGGCCGGTGCGCCCGGCTCGCAGGGCGCCGCGAGCGACGAACACCGGGCGTGTGTCGGCGCGAGCCGCCACGACGCGAGCCGGGAGCAGATCGACCGAATGCCGGCCGGGACAAGGTGCAGACCCTAGTAGGCGTCGCGCATGAACGGCGCAGGTGCCGTGAACGCGTCGGTCAGCGCTGTGGCGTCGTCGGCACCGGCACGCAGCCGCCCGGCCCGGATCAGGCCGCCGGCGGTCGCGAAGCCGGTGTACAGGCTGGCCAGCGCCCCCACGTCGACCGTCGCACGCCCGGCACCGCCGGGGGTCAGCGACGCCTCCCGATCGTGGACCTCCAGCACGAACCTGCCGTGGTTCGCCGGGCGCCGGTCGTCGGTGATCTCCAGCTCGACGGTGACCGACACGGGAGGCCACCCACGGGCGGCGATCGCCCGGGGCGCGTCGACCAGGCGGGTCATGAAGTGCTCGCTGCCGGGCTCGGACCGCGTCAGCGAGTCCAGCTCGAACAGCAGCGGGTCGGCCGGGCGCGACCGCAACACGGTGGTGTCCGCAATCGTGTGGTGGTGGCCGACCGAACGCAGCAGCGCACGCTCGACGTCACGGTCGACGCCGAACATGCGCAGCACGTGCACGCCGTAGATCCCGCCGTCGGGCGGGGTCTTCGCCGCGAGCAGCAGACCAGCGGGACGGCCGTCACGGACGGCCACCACGGCCAGCTCCGGCTCCTCCGGGTCGACCTGCAGTGCCCTGGCCAGCCACCGGCGCCCGCCGAGCAGCCCACCCGGCTCGCCTGCCGCGACCTGGTCCTGCAGCGTGGCGAGCGCATCCAGGTCGTCGGGTTCGTACGGGCGCAGGCGCACCTTCGTGGCGGGTGCCGGCACGTCGAGCAGCGCTCGCGTCGGGAGGCGGCGGCGCACGTGCTCACCGGCGAACTCCCAGCCCCAGCGGCGGTAGGGTACGGGCGTCGACGGATACAGCGTCGAGATGACCATGCCGGCGTCGGCCATGTGGTCCAACCCCGCGGCGAGCAGCCTCGAGCCGATGCCGGCGCCACGCTGGTCGTAGGCGACCGCCACCGCGCCGAGACCGCCCATCGGCACCACGCGGTCGAGGAACGCCTGGTGGAACGGCCAGGCGCCGAGGTGGCCGACGACGCGGTCTCCGTCGACCGCCACGAGGCGGTGCTCGTCGGGGATGTAGATCTCGTCCGCGTCGTGGGTCGCGTGCGTGGCGGCGCTGAACGCGTTGACCCGCAGTGCGAACACCTGCTCGGCATCGTCGGGACGCATGGGTCGGATGTGCACGGCAGCCTCCTCCGGTCGGCGACACCACCCGGTCGGTCACCGGCGCCAGCTTGGCAGGTGGGCCGCCAGCGGCGATCCAGGCGCGATCGTCGTTGCGGTGACACCTCGTGGCTCGGTCACACAGGGTGGTGCCGTCGGCGTCGATCAGTTCGCCGATACGTCGCTCCGGTCCGCGGCAGCTCAGCGCGGTGCACGCTGCTCCTCGAGCACGTCGCGGAGGACGACGGCGTTGTTGTGCTGCTGATCGCGTGCGCCGTACACCAGGGTGACCCTGCCCTGCTTGACGCGGTCGACCAATGCGTCCAGAGCATCGCGGCGCTCTTCCAGCTCGGCGCGGTAGCGACGCTGGAACTGGTCCCAGCGCTGCGGTTCATGGTCGAACCAGCGGCGCAGGTCATCGCTGGGTGCAAGGTCGCGGGCCCAGTCATCGATCGCTGCGTCCTGCTTGGACACTCCACGCGGCCAGATCCGGTCGACCAGCACCCGGTAGCCGTCGTTGCGTGTCGCCGGGTCGTAGGCGCGCCGGAGCCAGATCCTGGCGGTCATGGCGCGGCGCGTCGGTCGGCGCGTGTGCCGCGCCACGGACCGCAACCCATCCCTCGACACCTCGCCCTTCGCGCCCTGTGACTCCTCATGCAGCCACGCTACAAGTGACTGTTGAGCTTTCATGCCGTCAGAGGGTGCGGTGAGTTGGATGCACGTACAGGTCAGCGTTGGCCGAGGTGTCAGCGGACAGCGCTCCAGTCGGCGGCCGGCTGGTCGAGCGTCTCGCACTCGGGGCACTGGATCGCGATGAACCTGGTGGTCTCGATCACGTCAGCGGGGTCCACCAGGGTGTGGTGTTCGTCGGCCATCGCGGTCTGCCAGATCTGACCCCACCGGTCCGCCACGGCGACCCAGGCGTCGGTCGATGACAGATCGCAGCGCGTGCGGAGGCGGTGATCGGCCTGACCGGTGATGCGGACGACGTCCTCGGCCGCTGGGCTGGAGGTATCAGCGGCCCTACCGACCAGCCATACGTCGCCGTCCCAGGTGGCCAGGCGGGCACGGAGCTCCATCAGGTCGCACGCATAGCTCGTACATGCAGCGCACTCACCGGGGTGTGTGAAGAACACAACCCGGTTGCGACGTGTGTCGCGCCAGTTCAACGGTCGCCCGCTGTCGTCGATCACGTTCTGCAGCCATGGCAGCTGATCGCCGACGTCCATGGTCATCGGTCCTCCGTGGTCGTGTCCGCTTCCACTCGGCGGCGCGTCCGGGTGCCGGTCGGTCACGGTCGCGCGATGTCGCCGGTCCCATGATCGCCGCGATCGGCAGCGCTGGTCACGATGTGTCGACGAAGGCGACACAGCAGCGGTCGGATGCCGGGTCGAGCACGGCGCGCGTGTCGTCGCCGTCGCACGCTGACAGGAGTCCGCGCATGAGGGCGAGATTCATGCCGCAGACCAGGTCGGCGTGCTCCCGGGCGACGGCGTGGAAGGGGCAGTTGCGCAGGCGCAGCACGTCGCCGTCGCGGTAGGGCTCGTATCCGCGGCGGGCCAGGGTCGTGGTCAGATCGCCGGCCGCATCGGTTCCCAGCTCGCGGCCGAACCTGGTCGCGACGGCTTCGACCGCTGCGCGCACCGGGCCGTCGCCGTCGGCCCGCATGGCTCGGGCGAACAGCTCGCCGAGCAGCCGGTAGTCGCGGGCGGGCAGGCTGACATGGACCTCGGTCGCCGCGCGGGCGTAGTGCTTGGCCGGGCGCCCGGCGCCGGGGCCGCTACGGCCGTCGCGGCGCGCGAACGACGCCGTCAGGAGGCCCGCATCGACGAGCTTGTCGAGGTGGTAGGCGGCCAGCGACCGGTCGATGTCCAGCGCCGACGAGATCTCGTCGCGGCTGACCGGGACAGGCTGTGCGACCACGAAGTCGTAGAGC
This region of Euzebyales bacterium genomic DNA includes:
- the hypE gene encoding hydrogenase expression/formation protein HypE, whose product is MPKQFTEHEVIERIEDMRRRRPRFIDKHITMSHGAGGKASRQLVEGLIVPLLDNPTLAPLGDAAAITARAGAGNGAGVQLAFTTDSFVVQPIRFPGGSIGELAVNGTVNDLAVSGAQPLWLSAALILEEGLGADVLTAEVEAMATAAQTADVTVVTGDTKVVQRGKADKLYITTAGLGARATGAALAPELVRPGDKVLVSGTIGDHGIAIMLARGELDIDADVRSDTQSLWPLVSASLDACEEAVHCMRDATRGGVATVLNEIALATRLGIVIDEQRLPLRPEVVGAGEILGIDPLYVANEGKLIAFVAPEQAGAALAAMRSQPAGADAAIIGEVRDEPEGRVLGRTTFGGHRMIDMLVGDPLPRIC
- a CDS encoding methyltransferase domain-containing protein — protein: MTTTTTPSITSDADTFAEHVFGAANHALEIMGAYIGDRLGWYRALAEASATPDELAQRTDTHPRYTREWLEQQAVIGWVDVTDEGDTRRFHLSPAAAEVLTDEQSLLYLAPLARMLGAFVQVPELLEAYRTGGGVSWQQYGADARESQADMNRPWFEHELPRAFATTPAIDEVLRRPGATVADVGFGAGWSSIAIARAYPQVTVEGFDTDAASVEMARRNAVDAGVDDRVTFTHADVATLDGEYDAVCFFECLHDMPHPVEALAAANRIVRPDGVVVVMDEAVGDDFTAPGDDVERLMYGLSMLVCLPDGMSHQPSAGTGTVFRPPILRDYAQTAGFRDVEVLPIDDFGFWRFYQLHR
- a CDS encoding BTAD domain-containing putative transcriptional regulator, encoding MHVRVLGTLEVVTDDGGPVPLPSPKLRRLLAALVIDAGSVVSADRLADVVWGDDPPKNATGALHNLVSRLRGRLRADDARPVTVETRAPGYTVTLARDMLDATRFADLVDRARAASGDPAAAADLYDEALGLWRGDAYAEFRDEEFARAEAARLGELRVTATEERIEAALALGRTDDAVARLEVLNDAQPLRERPQALLMVALYRAGRQADALAAYRDYRDLLDRELGLEPSAALRSLEQQILRGDPQLGGPSVAADLPVATGRNEDEDATSQGPTPPVQPVGLPPAPDLVGRDDLVARVCAALGAGGPVTLIGPGGVGKTSVAVRSTMLVGPGHRDGPWWCELASIDADDAVAEVVMTALDAQPRAGMTTVEGIVEVLRPRRGLLVLDNAEHVIDGVVALVGALVRSCPGIAMLVTSRERLGVTTERVVEVPPLAVPPAGGDSATPVMSPAVELFARRAAAGGHFALTPDNLAVVTDICRRLDGVPLALELAATRMRSMTPADLASRLSWRFRVLRGGRRGGAARHRTLRAVVDWSYGLLDERARVVFDRLSVFAGTFTLDAAEHVVALGTDADVEARDVGGPGAAVPDVDVHDVAEVVADLVDASMVVAHTDADVARYGLLDTLRAYGRERLEARAETRAARHAHAAYHVDLAEHVTARLFDADDPVSAVIIDREIDELRAAHAWSVEHDLELALRLVSALPVYVEQRALGEAFAWAERVIDVAEQVGIDSPWLPGAYGAAAMSARFRGDLPRALKLAERGLAHADGPDDPAGYVARYTLSDVALYEGRLDDVLRLADDLGRMPAYGPQHLFGVWVRANRALAHAYRGETDAAVAEAERLLEAGQRANAPTTIAWAAYGLAETLVETDPQRALSLAEDALARSRALDDRFLTGVALVTTASLLARHGDAARAVPLFRETVDRWHRAGNWTQQWVTTRSIVGMLLRLRADEDAAVLLGVLSTRTTAAEPYGADARRLAEAAEELGGRLGAERLAAARARGAAMDDDAAIVWLLDVLAALDDDG
- a CDS encoding PGPGW domain-containing protein, giving the protein MTEELREDIQRRVRAVQQHYHDGGPALRAVWVVVAVVVIVAGLAMTVLPGPATIVVPIGLAMLAVRFRWAQWALRQMIDRGVRLQRRFVKASPLVRMASTGLFLGVVAVLALVVLR